The DNA sequence CTCACCTGCCTGATTCCCGCCTTTTTTATTGCCGGCGCCATTGCCGTTTTTGTTTCCCAGGCGGCGGTATTGAAATACTTCGGAGCCCAGGCCAAAAAGGTTTTGGCCTATTCGGTTGCCAGCGTTTCCGGCACGATCCTGGCGGTGTGCTCCTGTACGGTACTGCCGCTGTTTGCGGGCATCTATACGCGCGGGGCCGGCATCGGCCCGGCCACGGCCTTTCTGTATTCCGGTCCGGCCATTAATGTTTTGGCCATTACCCTGACCGCCAAAATTCTGGGCTGGCAACTGGGACTGGCGCGAGCCGTCGGCGCGATCATCTTTGCCGTTGCTACCGGACTGCTGATGGCGCTCATTTTTCACAAAGATGACGCCGCCCGCACCGCCGGACAGATCTACGTCCCGGAGGCCGGCGCAAAGACCCGAACACTTCTCCAGGATACGCTTTATCTTGTAACCATGGTTCTGATCCTGGTATTTGCCGCCTTTGCCAAACCAACCGAGGGTTCTACCGGTCTTTGGCCGGCTATTTTTGCCGCCAAGTGGTACATTACCGTGGCCCTTTTGATCGTTTTGGCCCTGATGCTCAAGACCTGGTTCAATCGCCAGGAGCGCATCGACTGGGTGCAATCCACCTGGGGATTTATGAAACAGATATTTCCGCTTTTAGGTGCCGGAGTGCTGGTAGCCGGCTTTATGCTGGGCCGTCCGGGCCATCCGGCCCTGATTCCCGATCATTATATCGAGGGGCTTGTGGGTGGCAATTCCCTCTGGGCCAACCTGTTTGCCGCGGTATCCGGAGCGCTGATGTACTTTGCAACCCTTACGGAGGTGCCGATCCTTCAGGGTCTCTTGGGCGCCGGCATGGGCAAGGGGCCGGCGCTGGCGCTTCTTTTGGCAGGACCGGCCTTGTCCCTGCCGAATATGCTGGTCATCGGCGGGATTATGGGCGTCAGGAAAACCGCTGTTTTCTGCGGCATCATCGTGATCATGTCCACCATCGCCGGTATGATTTACGGCAGCTTTGCAGGATAACAAAGGTGGGACAATGAATCCGAGCGACATTACAAAGAAGAAAAACACGAAAAAGAAAAATGAGACTCTCCGCGCTAAGCGGGCGGGATATTTAAAAACATAATAAAATTTTCGTGCTTTTTAAATTTCGTGTTTTCGTGATTGTCTTTAAGTATTTCAGATACAAAACATAAAAGTTGGAAAGGAGAAGAACATGGAAATTAAAGTACTGGGACCCGGATGCCCTAAATGCTACCAAACGGAAAACAATGTCAAAGAGGCTCTGGCCGAAGCCGGTGTGACTGCCGACGTTGAGAAAGTGACCGACGTGATGAAAATCGCCGGCTACGGTGTTTTCGGCACGCCTGCGGTGGTCATCGACGGTGAGGTGAAAAGCGTCGGCAAAATTCCGTCAAAGGAAGAAATTAAGGCCTGGATCAAAAAATGACACCAAAGGAGAGTAACATGACTCAAGCTCAAGATTGTTGTATATCTGGAGAAAATATTATGATTTTAGCGTGTTCAGGGGGATCAAATGTCGGTCAATTGAGTAACCAGGCTGCGATTGAACTCACTCAGGAAGGCTTTGGCAAAATGTTCTGCCTTGCCGGTATCGGCGGTCATTTGGGCGGCTTTGTGCAGTCGGCAAAGGATGTTCCTACCATGGTGGCTATTGACGGCTGTGAAATCGGGTGTGCCAAAGCGATTCTGGAGCATGCGCAGGTACCGATAAAAAAATACCTCGTACTGACCGATCTGGGTATTGAAAAGAACAAGGATTTCAACCTTAAAGCTGAAGATATCCAGAAAGTTAAAGCGGCGGTAAAGTCTGCATGCGAATAAGAAATCTTTTTAAAAGGCATCCTTGGATTTTGCCGTGGATAAGGAGTTAATTGTTTGAAAAAATTTCGATTCCGTATCGGCCTTCTACTCTTGACATGTTTGTTTTTATCCATATCGGCCTTAGAAAATATTCGAGCCGAAGAATTTAAAAATTTGCCGGTCAAAGGCATGCTCACCATAATCGATCTGGGGGCTAAAAAATGCATCCCCTGCAAAATGATGGCACCGATCATGGAAAAGCTGAAAAGCGTTTATAAAGGGAAAGCCTCTATCGTCTTTATTGATGTATGGGAACATCGAGATCAGGCTTACAAGTTCGAAATTCGGGCAATTCCCACACAAATTTTTTACGATAAAAACGGCAAAGAAGTCTTTCG is a window from the Candidatus Desulfatibia profunda genome containing:
- a CDS encoding permease, with the protein product LTCLIPAFFIAGAIAVFVSQAAVLKYFGAQAKKVLAYSVASVSGTILAVCSCTVLPLFAGIYTRGAGIGPATAFLYSGPAINVLAITLTAKILGWQLGLARAVGAIIFAVATGLLMALIFHKDDAARTAGQIYVPEAGAKTRTLLQDTLYLVTMVLILVFAAFAKPTEGSTGLWPAIFAAKWYITVALLIVLALMLKTWFNRQERIDWVQSTWGFMKQIFPLLGAGVLVAGFMLGRPGHPALIPDHYIEGLVGGNSLWANLFAAVSGALMYFATLTEVPILQGLLGAGMGKGPALALLLAGPALSLPNMLVIGGIMGVRKTAVFCGIIVIMSTIAGMIYGSFAG
- a CDS encoding TM0996/MTH895 family glutaredoxin-like protein; this encodes MEIKVLGPGCPKCYQTENNVKEALAEAGVTADVEKVTDVMKIAGYGVFGTPAVVIDGEVKSVGKIPSKEEIKAWIKK
- a CDS encoding putative zinc-binding protein; its protein translation is MTQAQDCCISGENIMILACSGGSNVGQLSNQAAIELTQEGFGKMFCLAGIGGHLGGFVQSAKDVPTMVAIDGCEIGCAKAILEHAQVPIKKYLVLTDLGIEKNKDFNLKAEDIQKVKAAVKSACE
- a CDS encoding thioredoxin family protein — translated: MKKFRFRIGLLLLTCLFLSISALENIRAEEFKNLPVKGMLTIIDLGAKKCIPCKMMAPIMEKLKSVYKGKASIVFIDVWEHRDQAYKFEIRAIPTQIFYDKNGKEVFRHVGFMPEKEIVAQLEKMGVN